The DNA region ATAACCATAGATACCATGGGCATCCAGACCGTTACGGGCTGCAAAATCAATATAATACTTGTTTGTCTCAAAGTTGTTTCCGGGAGAGAAAGTACTATCAGGCACCACATTGCCGTTCCACCAGGTGAATGTAGTCCGACAAGGCTTTATCCATGAAGTATCCTCAATCTTGCAGGGTTCATTCAGACTGGTAAGGATGTTTGTTTCAAGAAGTCCGCCCACACGGTCGGCTACAGAGAGTACACGCCAAGGGGTACGATGCGGAAATTCACTGATTTCCACTTTTATCTTCTCCTGTCCCAGGTGGGGAGACAGTTTACCTGCAAAGCCATTCTTCTCCTTCACCAGATACATGCCTGCATAATCGCGGACAGCCGCCTCTGTGATCGACATGTATATGCCGTTATCAAATTCCAAGGTTACAGGCATTTCAATAAGACGTTTCTTGGCTATCTTATCATATTCCGTATGCGTGTACACCCCTTCATGCGTGTTGATATATCCCGGCAGGTACATCAATAGCGCCATCGGATTGCCATTCAGCCTGAACTGGGTCTTCTCATCATACATTACATAGGAATTCCATCCTTCCTGTTCAGGAAACTCATAGCGGAAAGCCACTCCGTCATTGAAAGCCCGCACTACCAGATTGATTAACCTTCCCGGAGCTTCTTTCTCCTGCAAAGGAACTATCATCTCATTGCAATGATTACGGGCACTACTCACCTTACCAACCACCAATTCATAGGTTTCATCAATAGATTTCCGGCGAACCTTACCGGTTTTCAGGTTACTGCCAAATTCACCGTTGTCGAAACTGAATCCCAACAGGGAGTTCTCCACCAACAACTGTTTTTTGTAATTAACCTCGTAAGAAACGGTTTCTGGAGTTATCTTCAACAGAAACTTGAGTTTCCCGTCGGGTGATGATACGGATATGTTCTGTTGGGCCGAGACAGCCATGAAACAGAATAAGGCGGCACATAGGATATAGAATTTCTTTATTGTCATATTTAGTATGGATATGTAAGTTAAAGTATCCGGCCAGAACGCTTTATAGACCATACTGACCGGATAGTAACATGATTATTTCGGGTTCTGTACCAAATTAGAGTTACGCTGCAATTGGTCGAACGGAATCAACATTAAATTACGCTTGGTGTCATTTGTAGGTGTATGTTCCCACCAGGTACCTTTCGTATAGTTATCATCAAAGCGAATCAACTGACTACGACGTAAACCTTCAAGGGCAAATTCGACACCCAGTTCCTGAAGCAAACGACCATACTTCACCGGTACTCCATTGCAGGATATGGTAGCTTCGAGTTCAGCACCAGTCAACTCATTTGTAGTATCAAAGTTTCTCCTGCGCACTTCGTTCACCAAGTCCGCCGCATCCTGTGAATTTCCACCGGTACGAAGAATACATTCCGCCTTTGTCATAAGCACCTCGGCATAACGCATGATGACATAATCATTGTCCGGGGTTCCGGTAGCACCTACCTTGATTTCATATTTGCCAAAACGGTAACCCTGATACATCGTAGCGTCACCACTAATATTAGTAACCTCCCTGGTATAACTGAGCAACATTTGCGGGTCACCGCACCAACCGTTTGTCCATAGAGGAGTTCCGTCAAGAGCATATTGCTGCCCCATCCGCCATGTCTTTTCCAAACGTTCATCACCTTCCACATAATTGTCAAAGAAAGTAGGAACACCTAAGCAACCTCCATCAAGCCAGGTAGCCTGAAGACTAAAGGTTTGCATCTGCGAATAGTGCAACGTCTTGCGTGCCCACATATATATCTGCCCGCCGGATTTCGTTTCATCAAACGGAATGACAAACATTGTTTCATTACTCAACTCATTGTTTGTAGAGAATGGCAATGAGTAATCGCCATCGAGCCTATACTTATTAGCAAGTATGATTTCATCACACAGAGCTTCACATTCGCTATACATAGGTGTACCTATCCAAGCCTCAGCATTCAGATACATGCGCGCAAGCAGCATTTTAGCATTCCACTTATTAAAGCGCCCGTAAGTACTCAATCTGTCTTCGCTCAGGTTATCGATATTGTTTTTCAATTCCGTTTCCACAAATTGAAAGACTTTTGCACGTGGCTCCGTAGCAGGAAGATAACCGTCGGGTACATCAAAGCGGTCGATGATAGGTACATTTCCAAAAGCCTCAAGCAACAGATAATAATAGAATGCACGCGCCACTTTCAACTCCGAAATGTAATTTTGCTTTCCAGCCATTTCTATGGAAGAGTTTTCAAACTGATAGAGTACGCGATTGGCACTTGACACACCTGCATACAACACATTCCAGATAGCATTCAGGTGCGGATCTTCTTCCGTCCATGAATGTTGGTGCAGGCGAATATAAATGCCGCCATCATACCACAAACCGTGATTCTTAACAGGAGTGACACATACATCGGTTGTTTCTTCCAAATCCCACCAGTTTTGCCAATCGGTCATAGCACGCATACCTGAGTAAACCGGAACCATAGCTGCCAAAAACTCAGACTCGGTCTTATAGAAATCTTTTTCCGGAATGCTACTGAAAACTTCCTCATCAAGATTAGTGCAACCACTGAATACCGCAGTAAGGGCAAGGAATGCAGTGATAATATATTGTTTTCTAAACATTGCTATAAATTTTAAAGGTTAAAACAAAAGATTTAAACCAACAGTAAACTGGCGTGTTGTCGGATAAAGTTCACCGGCACCGGAACCTTCAACACCGGGTGCAAGCCCTTTAATGCTGACTTCAGGGTCCAGTCCTTTGTAGCCCGTCATAGTAAGCAGATTGTTACCCGCTACATACAGACGAAGACGCTGAATGACATTCTGGTTCTTTAGTTTGAACGTATAACCGATATTTACATTATCCAGTTTCACATAATCACCATCTTCCACATAGTAACTCTGCATGGCAGGAGCACCCTTTACATAGGAATTACTACCAAATGGTTTCTCGAGTACGGAGCGTGGCAGATTGCCTTCGCCGATACGTGCTGTTGTTTCCCAATGCATGCGTTGACGGTTAAGCACCTGGAAGTTGAATGCACCACGGAACATTACAGAAACATCAAAGCCCTTATAATTCAATGCCAGGTTAAGACTACCATAAGTTGTAGGGATACCGTTACCTATTACCCGCTTGTCACCGTCATTGGCATCCGTCAGCAATTTCGGTTCACCATCGGCTCCATAAACCATCCACAGACCATCAGATGTAAGGCTATGTGTTTGGAAACCATGGAAATTACCTACCGGATCACCTTCTCTTACAATGTGTGTATGCGTCTGTATCGGCGAACCTGTAGCACCTGCATACCAGTAATCTTTCTGGTAAAGTCCGTTAGAAAGAGATACAATCTTGTTCTTGTTATAGGAAAAAGTTCCTGTTATGTCAAAACGTAAATCCCTGGTTTGTATAGCTGTACCACTCAATAACAATTCAATACCCTGATTTCTGATTTTTCCTACGTTTGCCATCATGCTCGATACAATATAGGGCGGAGTAGGAACTTCGTAAGTAGAAAGCAAATCCGAAGTCTCACGATGATAAACGTCAACCGAACCCGAAAGTCTGTTCTTCAGGAAAGAGAAATCAAGACCGA from Bacteroides sp. MSB163 includes:
- a CDS encoding glycoside hydrolase family 97 protein, which gives rise to MTIKKFYILCAALFCFMAVSAQQNISVSSPDGKLKFLLKITPETVSYEVNYKKQLLVENSLLGFSFDNGEFGSNLKTGKVRRKSIDETYELVVGKVSSARNHCNEMIVPLQEKEAPGRLINLVVRAFNDGVAFRYEFPEQEGWNSYVMYDEKTQFRLNGNPMALLMYLPGYINTHEGVYTHTEYDKIAKKRLIEMPVTLEFDNGIYMSITEAAVRDYAGMYLVKEKNGFAGKLSPHLGQEKIKVEISEFPHRTPWRVLSVADRVGGLLETNILTSLNEPCKIEDTSWIKPCRTTFTWWNGNVVPDSTFSPGNNFETNKYYIDFAARNGLDAHGIYGYAETPWYYDDNFNFGWAGPNADITRPIPCLNMQHIVEYAKSKGVGIHLWVHWRPLYDKLEEAFALYEKWGVKGLMVDFLDRDDQEMIRIQEEILQAAARHRLFIQFHGSSKPSGLTRTYPNEFTREGTLNYEVCKWDTLVNADHDISVPFTRLLAGPADYHLGGFRALPRSEFKIQYVNPYVMSTRCHMMAMYVVLENHLTSLCDTPMAYEGQPGFEVLRTVPGTWDEMRVPLAEFNKYVTVARRNGTDWWVGTLNDGTARTLNLKLDFLDEGEYRAEIYTDAPDAERNPNHLSKEIRTVTRKDKVELPLAVDGGAVLRISKL
- a CDS encoding RagB/SusD family nutrient uptake outer membrane protein, whose product is MFRKQYIITAFLALTAVFSGCTNLDEEVFSSIPEKDFYKTESEFLAAMVPVYSGMRAMTDWQNWWDLEETTDVCVTPVKNHGLWYDGGIYIRLHQHSWTEEDPHLNAIWNVLYAGVSSANRVLYQFENSSIEMAGKQNYISELKVARAFYYYLLLEAFGNVPIIDRFDVPDGYLPATEPRAKVFQFVETELKNNIDNLSEDRLSTYGRFNKWNAKMLLARMYLNAEAWIGTPMYSECEALCDEIILANKYRLDGDYSLPFSTNNELSNETMFVIPFDETKSGGQIYMWARKTLHYSQMQTFSLQATWLDGGCLGVPTFFDNYVEGDERLEKTWRMGQQYALDGTPLWTNGWCGDPQMLLSYTREVTNISGDATMYQGYRFGKYEIKVGATGTPDNDYVIMRYAEVLMTKAECILRTGGNSQDAADLVNEVRRRNFDTTNELTGAELEATISCNGVPVKYGRLLQELGVEFALEGLRRSQLIRFDDNYTKGTWWEHTPTNDTKRNLMLIPFDQLQRNSNLVQNPK